The Streptomyces sp. TLI_105 DNA segment ACGATCGACCCGCTGACCCTGGAGGTCGGCGACTACATCGTGCACGAGCAGCACGGTGTCGGCCGCTACATCGAGATGGTGCAGCGGACCGTGCAGGGCGCGACCCGGGAGTACCTCCTCGTCGAGTACGCGCCCGCGAAGCGCGGCCAGCCCGGCGACCGTCTCTACATCCCGACCGACCAGCTGGAGCAGGTCACCAAGTACGTGGGCGGCGAGGCGCCGACCCTGCACCGGCTCGGCGGCGCGGACTGGACGAAGACGAAGCAGCGCGCGAAGAAGGCCGTCAAGGAGATCGCGGCCGACCTGATCAAGCTGTACAGCGCCCGCATGGCGGCGCCCGGCCATGCCTTCGCCCCGGACACACCCTGGCAGCGGGAGCTGGAGGACGCCTTCCCGTACGCGGAGACGCCCGACCAGCTGTCCACCATCGCCGAGGTGAAGGAGGACATGGAGAAGACCGTCCCCATGGACCGCCTGATCTGCGGCGACGTCGGCTACGGCAAGACGGAGATCGCGGTGCGGGCGGCCTTCAAGGCCGTCCAGGACGGCAAGCAGGTCGCGGTCCTCGTCCCGACGACGCTGCTTGTGCAGCAGCACTTCGGCACGTTCAGCGAGCGGTACTCGCAGTTCCCGGTGAAGGTGCGGGCGCTGTCCCGGTTCCAGTCGGAGACCGAGTCGAAGGCGACGATGGAGGGGCTGCGGGAGGGCTCGGTCGACGTCGTCATCGGCACCCACCGCCTCTTCTCCTCCGAGACGAAGTTCAAGGACCTGGGCCTGGTCATCGTCGACGAGGAGCAGCGCTTCGGCGTCGAGCACAAGGAGCAGCTGAAGAAGCTCCGGGCGAACGTCGACGTCCTGACGATGTCGGCCACCCCGATCCCGCGCACGCTGGAGATGGCGGTGACCGGCATCCGCGAGATGTCGACGATCACCACCCCGCCGGAGGAGCGGCACCCGGTCCTCACCTTCGTCGGGCCGTACGAGGAGAAGCAGATCGGCGCCGCGATCCGGCGTGAACTCCTGCGCGAGGGCCAGGTCTTCTACATCCACAACCGGGTGGACTCGATCGACCGGGCGGCCGCCCGGCTGCGCGAGATCGTCCCGGAGGCGCGGATCGCGACGGCCCACGGCCAGATGTCGGAGCAGGCCCTGGAGCAGGTCGTGGTCGACTTCTGGGAGAAGAAGTTCGACGTGCTCGTCTCGACGACCATCGTCGAGTCCGGCATCGACATCTCCAACGCCAACACCCTGATCGTCGAGCGCGGCGACAACTTCGGGTTGTCGCAGCTCCACCAGCTGCGCGGCCGTGTCGGCCGTGGCCGCGAGCGGGGCTACGCCTACTTCCTGTACCCGCCGGAGAAGCCGCTCACGGAGACCGCGCACGAGCGGCTCGCGACGATCGCCCAGCACACCGAGATGGGCGCCGGCATGTACGTCGCCATGAAGGACCTGGAGATCCGCGGCGCGGGCAACCTGCTGGGCGGCGAGCAGTCCGGTCACATCGCGGGCGTCGGCTTCGACCTGTACGTACGGATGGTCGGCGAGGCGGTCGCCGACTACCGGGCGCAGATGGAGGGCGGGGCGGAGGAGGAGGCACCGCTGGAGGTGAAGATCGAGCTCCCGGTCGACGCCCACATGCCGCACGACTACGCGCCGGGCGAGCGGCTGCGGCTCCAGGCGTACCGCTCGATCGCCTCGGCGAACTCGGAGGAGGACATCAGGGCCGTGCGCGAGGAGCTCACCGACCGGTACGGCAAGCTCCCCGAGCCGGTGGAGAACCTGCTGCTCGTGGCGGGCCTGCGGATGCTGGCGCGCGCGTGCGGGGTGGGCGAGATCGTCCTCCAGGGCTCCAACATCCGCTTCGCGCCCGTGGAGTTGCGCGAGTCGCAGGAGCTGCGGCTGAAGCGCCTCCACCCGCGCACGGTCATCAAGCCGGCCGTCCACCAGATCCTGGTGCCGCGCCCGACGAGCGGCAAGATCGGCGGGAAGCCGGTGGTGGGCCGTGAACTCCTGGCGTGGACGGGCGAGTTCCTGACGACGATCCTCGGAGGCTGAGCCCGTGGTGCGGCGCCCCTGCCCGGGGCGCCGCACCGTGGCCGCTACAGCTCTTCGAGGTCCAGTGCCCCGGCCATCGCCGTGTAGCCCGCGTCGCCCGGGTGGATGTGGTCGCCGGAGTCGTACGCGGGGAGGATGCGGTCCGGGTCGGCAGGGTCGGCGACGGCGCGGTCGAAGTCGACGACGGCGTCGTACGCGCCCGAGGTGCGGACCCAGGTGTTGAAGGCCTCCCGCTTGGCCTCGTTGACGGGGGTGTCGTAGAAGGAGCCCTTGATCGGGGTGAGGGTGGCGCCGACGACCTTCAGGCCGTGGGCGTGGGCCTGCCGTATGAGGGTGCGGTGGCCCTCGATCAGCTGGTTCACCGACACCTCGGGGGTCGGTCCGCCCGGGAAGGCCGGACCGCTGCCGCCGATGTCGTTGATGCCCTCCAGGAGGATCACCGTGCCCACGCCCTTCTCGGTGAGCACGTCCTTCCGGAACCGGGCCACGGCCTTCTCGCCCGCCCAGGTGGTGTCGTTGACGACCTCGTTGCCGCTGATGCCGTGGTTGAGGACGGCGCGGGTCCGGCCGGTGGCGGCGAGGCGCTCCGCGAGCTCGTCCGGGTAGCGGTTGTCGGCGTCCGCCGTCGAGCCGAGGCCGTCGGTGATGGAGTCGCCGAAGGTGACGATGCCGTCGCGGCGGGCGGTGTCGCGGCCGCCGGTGACCTCGACGCCGGAGAGGAAGTACCAGGAGGTGCTGGTCTCCCGGAAGGCGCCGCCGGAGAGGTCGGCGCGGTGGTCGCCCTCGGCGCGGTAGCTGGTGGCCGAGGAGAAGGAGTGGAAGGTCGCCGGGCCGGTCGGGTCCGCGAGGTAGAGGGTGACGGTCAGCTGCTCGAAGGCCTCGACGGGGAGGTTCACGGCGTCGCTGAGGAGGGTCTCGCCGGCCGGGATCGTCACGGACGGGCGGTGGTCGAAGCGGAGCGTGCGCACGGAGCCGGGCTCGACCGCGCTTCCGGTGGCGGTACGGGCGACGGTCGCGCCGGTGATCCGCAGCGGGCCGGTGCCGTAACGGTTCGTCAGCTCGATGCGGGTCCGGGTGCCGGCGGCGGTGACGCGGACGACCTGGCGAACCGTCTGGTTGTCGAAGCCCTGCTGCGACCAGTTGGGGCCGAACGGCGCGGTCGCCGACTGCGGGGACGCGGCCCAGGCGCCGCGCCAGACCGGGCCGTGGGCGCCGTGGTGGCCGGTGTCGGCGAGGGCGGTGGGGGCCAGGGCGAGGGTGCCGGTGGTGAGGAGGGCGAGGGCGGCGCGGCGGAGGGTGTTCGAGGGTCGCATGCTTTCGTCAATTACGGGCTGGTGCGGGCTATTCCCCGACCGGGGGCGGGAGTTGGGCCGTGAAGAGCAGGCCGGCGAGCGAACGGAAGTACTCCTCGGGGTCCCGGTCGCCGATCGCCGCCGTCACGTTGTGGGTGAGGAGCAGCGTCGCGAAGCCGTGGGCGAGCGACCAGGCGGCGATGCCGGCCTGTCGGGCGTCGGGGACGTCCGGCAGGTCCGCGACGCCCGCGCGGAGTTCGGCGGAGGCACGTTCCTTGGCGGCGAGGAGGTCCGGGTCGTCGGCGCGCAGCAGCTCGGGCCGGAACATGACCTGGAAGTGCGCGGGGTGGGCGACGGCGAACCGGACGTAGCGCACGCCGCGTTCGCGCAGCGCGGGGGTGCCGGCCAGGGCCTCCGCGAGAAGGCCGTACCCCTGGGCGGCGATGGCCGTGAGCAGTCCGGTGCGGTCCTTGAAGTGGTGGGCGGGGGCGGCGTGCGAGACGCCCGCGCGGCGGGCGAGGTCGCGCAGGCTCAGTGCCCCCGGCCCCTCGGCGGCGATCACGTCGAGTGCGGCGGTGAGGACTGCCTGCCGCAGGTCGCCGTGGTGGTAGGCGCTCCTGCTCGCGCTTTTCGTGTCGTGGTCGCTCGTCATGGCAGCAGCCTAGCCGCAATCTAGGCATTGACAAGTTCGACGGGCGGGCGCAATCTTGTCAGTGTCAAGTTAGTGGCGATGTGAAGGAGCACCCCCGTGGAGACCGCTCGCGTACGTCAGATGTGGCACCTGATCGAACCGCTGCACGCCGTGCTCTACTACGCCCCCGAGGCCTTCGACGAGGCGGGCGCCCTCGGCTACGAGACGGCCGACCGCTGGCCCTCCTACTTCGCCTGGCGCGCCGCCGCCCTCGGCCCCGTCGGACCGGTCCGCGTCGCCTCCGCCTTCTACGGCTTCAGCCCCGAGAAGGTCGCCCGGCACGTCCCCGCCGCCTGGGAGGTCGCCGCCCCCGCCGACGTGCTCGCCGCCCGGCTCCGCGCCGTCGACCGGACCTACCGGTCCGTCCTCGGCGAGGACGTCGTCGCGAGCCCCGAACTCGCCGAGGCCGCGGCCCTCGCCCGCCGCGCCGCCGGGGCGGCCGGCCTCGAAGGCCGCCCGCTCGCCGCCGCCCACGCCGAACTGCCCTGGCCCGACGCCCCGCACCTCGTCCTGTGGCAGGCGGCGACGATCCTGCGCGAGCACCGGGGCGACGGCCACATCGCCGCCCTGGTCGCCGCCGGCCTCGACCCGGCCGAGTCCCTCGTCTCCTTCGCGGCCGTCGGGGCCGCGCCGGAACCGGTCTTCGAGAGCCGGGGCTGGAGCGCGGACGAGTGGAACGCCGCGCGCGAGCGCCTGACGGCCCGGGGACTCCTGGACGCGGACGGCGTCGCCACGGACGAGGGCCGCGCCCTGCGCGCGGAGGTGGAACGGCGTACGGACGAACTGGCCGCCGGACCGTGGGACGCCCTCGGCCCCGAGGACACCGCCCGGCTCGCCGACCTCCTGGGCGGCCCCTGGCTCACCGTCGTCGGCTCCGGCCTGCTGCCCTCCGAGAACACCCTCGGCATCGGCAAGGTGTGACCCGGGGTCCTCGGTCCGAAGACGTGCCCCGGGGCCCTCGGTCCGAAGCTGTGACCCGAGGCCTCGGTCGAAGACGTGACGCGAGGCCTCGGTCCGAAGACGTGATCCGAGGCCCTCGGTCCGTCCGGTCCGGGGCCATCGGGACGAAGCGGGCGAGACCCCCGACCTAGGATTCCAGGGTGCTGACGTACCGAAGGACCCTCGCCGCCTCGACGCTCGCCGTCTCCGTCCTCCTCTCCGCCGCCTGCTCGCCCGGGACCGGCACCCCGGGAGACACCGGCGGCGGGTCCGCCGCGCCGGGGACGGCGCTCGCCGCCGTGGACACCCTCACGGTCAAGGGCCGCGCCCCGAAGACCGGTTACGAGCGGGAGAAGTTCGGCCGCGCCTGGGTGGACGTCGACGGCAACGGCTGCGGCACCCGTGACGACGTGCTCAAGCGGGACCTGACCGGCGTCCGCTTCACGGACGGCCACTGCAAGGTCGCCTCCGGCACCCTCACCGACGACCCGTACACCGGCACCACCGTCCGCTACGTCCGGGGCCGCTCCAAGGTCGACATCGACCATGTCGTCGCGCTCTCCGACGCCTGGCAGAAGGGGGCGCAGACGTGGGACGGCGAGACCCGGCGCCGCTTCGCCAACGACCCGCTCAACCTCCTCGCCGTGGACGCCGCGACCAACCGCCGCAAGTCCGACGGCGACGCCGCCACCTGGCTGCCGCCGAACCGGGCGTACCGCTGCGCGTACGTGGCCCGGCAGATCGCGGTGAAGAAGAAGTACGGGGTGTGGGTGACGGCGGGGGAGCGGGACGCGATGAAGAGGGTCCTCGACACCTGCCCGCAGCAGAGGCTCCCGTAGCGCCGGGCTGCCACGAAAAAACGTTTGGGCAGTCGGCCGGCCGATCTTTAGCCTGGCCGCATGGACCTGAACGTCACCACCCTCGCCGAACGTCCCGAGCTCGAAGGGGCGATGTGGTCCATGAAGGACCTGTGGCCCGAGTTCATGATGTACGACCCGGTCGGCTGGGCCAACATGGGCCGGATCGTCCGGGAGTTCCCGGAGTACGTGCTCGTCGCCACCGACGCCGGGGGCGCGGTCGTCGCCCGCGGCTTCAGCGTGCCCTTCCGGCTCGACGCGGAGGGTCGCCGCGAGCTGCCCGCCCGGGGCTGGGACGAGGTCCTCAACTGGGCCTTCTCCGACCTGCGGCACGGCCGGGAGGCCGACACCGTGAGCGCGATCGAGATCACCGTCCACCTCGACCACCTCGGCAAGGGCCTCTCGCACCGGATGCTCGCCGCCATGCGGGAGAACGCCGGCAGGCGGGGCTTCGCCGAGCTGGTCGCCCCGGTCCGGCCCAACGGCAAGCACCTGGAGGCCGAGGCCTCCATCCACGAGTACGCCTTCCGCACGCGTGAGGCCGACGGCCTGCCGCACGACCCGTGGCTCCGCGTCCACGTGCGCGCGGGCGGTGTCATCGAGTCCGTGGCCCCGGCCTCGATGACGGTCTCCGGCTCCGTCGAGCAGTGGCGGAAGTGGACGGGCCTCCCCTTCGACACGGACGGCCCGGTCGAGGTCCAGGGCGCGCTGGTCCCGGTCCACTGCCAGGCCACGCGCGGCTACGCGGTGTACGTGGAGCCCAACGTGTGGGTCCGTCACCGGATCTGATCCGTCCGACGTACGCGTGAGAGGGCCGTTCCCCCCCGGCTGACGGCCCTCCCACGCGTATCGGTCAGTCGGTCCTGACGACGTCCTTCGCCGCCGGGGCCTTCGCCACGACCGGCTTCCCGTAGTGCGAGAAGGTGATCGTCCCCGGCTCCTCGCCGCCCTTCGTGACGATCTTCAGGACGTACGGGGTGCCCTGCGTGGCCACGTAGACCGTGCTGGCCTCGCCGCCGTCACCCGGCTCCGTCAGGGCCAGCGCCTTCTGGCCGCCGACGGTGGTCTCCGCGCCCTTCACGATCCCGCTCGCACCCTGCTCGAACCCGCCGAGCAGCTTCTTCAGGTCGCAGAGCTCCAGCATGCCCTGGTTGTCGGGGTCGGAGACGGGGCCCTTCATCCAGCGGCCCTTGAGCTCCTTGACCATCGCGTCCTGCGCCTCCGGCCCGTCCTCCTTGACCTGCTCGCGCAGGAAGGCCTCGTCGAAGCGCATGTACACGTTCTTGTCGTCCGGCTTGATCAGTTCGACCGTGCTGGCCGCGCCCATGGTCAGCGTGCCGGTGCACCGCCCCTGGGCGTCGAGGGACAGGTAGGCCTTGAGCGGCTCGACGGGTCCCTGCTCGTCGACGTCCACGCTCATGGACTTCGCGGTCCTCGTCGCCGCGAAGGCCTTGTCGACGATCTGCGAACCGCTCAGCTCCCCGAAGGGCCCGGCCGGCTTCGCGTCGTTCGAGAACGGGCCGCAGGCGGTGGCGCCGAGGGCGAAGGCGGCGCACAGGAGGGCCGTGACGGCGGTGCGGCGGGGGGCGGCATGCATGGTGGTGTCTCCGAGAGGGGTCGTACGGGGGGTGGGGCCCCGAAGGGCCCCGGTCCTTGTGGTGCGCGGTGTGGTGCGTGTCCGGCCCGGGTCAGCCGATCTTCAGCTCCCACTGCGAGGCGTCGTAGGTGAAGCCGGGGTTGACCTCGACGGTCAGGTTCTTGGCGTCCTTGGGGGCGTCGAAGGCGGCGGTGATGGTGGCCTTCTTGCCGGGCATGATGGTGCCTTCGAAGCCCGAGCCGACCTTGTTGTCGAAGATCTCCTCGGCCGCGACGCCGTTCTTGCCGGCGGTGGCGCTCAGGCTGACGAGGGCGGTGTCGAACTTCTCCTTGCCCTTGTTCTCGATGACGACGGTGACCTGGTAGGCCTTGTTGCCCTTGGTGTGGCCCGCCGCGTACTCGTCGGGGGAGTACGGCTTGGGGTCCGAGACCGTGACCGTGAGGTCGTCGTCGTAGACCGAGCTGTCCCCGTCCTCCAGGCCCTGGCCCTTCTTGTCGGCCTTGCCGGCGTCGCCCGCCGGGGCCTTGCTCGTCGGGTCCTTCGGGGCGGTGTCCTTGATGGACTTGTCGATCTCGTCGACCGCGTCCTTGACGGCCGTGAACGTGATGACCGCGCCGACGACCGAGAGGATCAGCGCCGCGAGGCCCAGGATCGCGCCGGTGAGGGCCACTCCCTTGTTGTTCGCCTCGCCGCGCTTCGCGCGGCCCTTGCCGACGAGGCCCAGGATCAGCGCGATCAGGCCGAGGATGCCGGCCAGCCAGAAGAAGAGCGGGATGAGCCCGGAGAGCGTGCCGATGATGCCGAGGATCAGGGCCGCGGTGCCGAGGCCGTTGCGCATGACCCGCGGGGCGGCGGGCGGGACCTGGGTGTCGTACGACATGGGTGTGTCCTCCCGGACGGAGACGATGTCTGGTGCGATGGGTCAATCACAGCAGAGCCTGTGAACCGAGTCAACACGGTTCACGAAAAACAGGTCGACTCACACTGTGAAGTGGTGCGCCGCGTGTTCGTCGCTAGGATTGGTGACACAGCCAGAACGGCGAGCCAGGGGAGTTGGGTCACGTGCCGGAGAACGCAGCAGAGGCGGGTGCGGAGCGGGCAGGCGCCGGAGCGGAAGCGACCGGGGCCCCGGAGACCGGTGCCGCGGAGGTGACCGCCGCCGGGATCGCCCGGCTCGCCGGGGTCGGCCGGGCCGCCGTCAGCAACTGGCGCCGCCGCCACCCCGACTTCCCCAAGCCCGTCGGCGGGACGGAGACGAGTCCGTCCTTCGCCCTCGCGGACGTCGAGCGATGGCTCCGCGACCAGGGCAAGCTGGCCGAGGTCCCGCTCAAGGAGCGCGTCTGGCAGCAGATCGCGGGCCATCCGGCCGGGGCCGTCACCGCCCTCGTCCACGCGGGCTGCGCCCTCCTCCTCGTACGGGACCGGTCCGCGGCCTGGCCCACGCTCGCCGAGCTCCCCGACGAGCGGCTCGCCGAGGTGCTGCCCGTCGCCCTGGAGGAGACGCTCACCGAGCGGCTCGGCCCGGAGCGGGCCGTCCTCACCCCCACCTCGCCCGCCCTCGCCGCCTCCCTCCCGCTCCTGCGCGGGGCCGCCGAGCTCGCGGCCGAGACCGGCGTCCGCGCGGCCTTCGAGTTCCTGCTCGGCCGTCACCTCGACGCCAACCCCCGGCAGTACACGCTCACCCCGCCCGGCCCCGCCGCCCTCATGGCGGCGCTCGCGGCGGCCCCGAAGACGGGACACGACGGCGTCCCGCTCACCGTCCTCGACCCCGCCTCCGGGACCGGCGGCCTGCTGAGCGCGGTCGAGAACCCCGGCGCCGTCTGCGGCCAGGACGCCGACCACGACCTCGCCGCGCTGACCGCCCTGCGCCTGGCCCTCGCCACCGACGCCGACATCCGCGTCCGGTCCGGCGACAGCCTGCGCGCCGACGCCTTCCCGACGCTGGCGGCGGACGCCGTCCTGTGCCACCCGCCCTTCAACGAGCGGAACTGGGGCCACGACGAACTGGCCTACGACCCGCGCTGGGAGTACGGCTTCCCGGCCCGTACGGAGTCCGAACTCGCCTGGGTCCAGCACGCCCTGGCGCACCTGCGCCCCGGCGGCACCGCCGTCCTCCTCATGCCGCCCGCCGCCGCCTCCCGCCGCTCCGGCCGCCGCATCCGGGCCGACCTGCTCCGCCGGGGCGCCCTGCGCGCGGTCGTCGCCCTCCCGGCCGGCGCCGCGCCGCCGTACGGCATCCCGCTCCACCTCTGGGTGCTGCGCAAGCCCGTCCAGGGCGAGCGGTCCGCCGCCGAACTCCTCCTCGTCGACGCCGCGGCCGAGCAGACCGGGCAGGGCCGGGAGGGCCGCGACCGGCTCGACTGGCCGGCCGTCCACTCCGCCGTCATGGACGCCTGGACGCCCTTCGACCGGGACGGCACCCTCGTCGGGACCCCGGGCGCGAGCCGTTCCGTGCCGGTCATCGAGCTCCTCGACGACGACGTCGACCTCGCCCCCGCCCGGCACCTCCCGCCGGCCGCCGCCGCCGAGGGTGCCGTCCAGCTGGCCGGGGTCCGCGAGCGGCTGACCGAGACGCTGCACCGGACCCGCGAACTGACCCCGCCGCCCGTGACCGACCCGGCCTCCGGCACCGCCGGGCTCGGCCGCCCCATGACCACCGTCGGCGAACTCGCCCGCGCAGGGGCCCTGTCCCTGCGCGCGGGCGGCGTCGGCACGGCCCCCGCCTCCGCCCCGGTCGCCGTCCTCACCGACCACGACGTGCTCGCCGCCCAGCCGCCCTCCGGGACGCTGCCCGACGGCCCGCCCGAGGAGCCGGTCCTCCTCGCCGCCGGGGACATCGTCGTCCCCGTCCTCGGCGGCGGCGCGGCCGTCCGGGTCGTCGACGCCGTCGCCGAGGGCGCCGCGCTCGGCCGCAACCTCCAGCTGCTCCGCCCCGATCCGGCGGCCCTCGACCCCTGGTTCCTGGCCGGTTTCCTCCGGGCCACCGCCAACACCCGGCAGGCCAGCAGCTACGCCTCCACCGCGACCCGGCTCGACGTGCGCCGCCTCCAGCTGCCGCGCCTGCCCCTGGCCGAACAGCGCCGGTTCGGGGAGCGGTTCCGGGCGCTCGCCGAGTTCGAGGAGTCGCTGCGCCTGACCGCGCGCCTCGGCGACCAGCTGGTCCAGGGCCTGTACGACGGCCTGGCGGACGGCACCGTCGCTCCCTGAGGCCGTCCCGCTTCGGATCGCTTCGACAACGGTTCCGGGTATCCCGGAACCGTTGTCCGCATGGGTGTATACGCTCGTCTCCGCACCCCGATCCGTCCGAGCAGGAGCAGCAGGATGTACGGCCCCCCGCAGGCCCCGCAGGTTCCGCAGCCGTCGAAGAGCCCCGCCTCCGGTGGCCGGATCGCGCTGCTCGTCCTCTTCTCCGCCCTCGCGCTGCTCAGCTGCGGTTTCCTGGCCTGGGCGCCGATGCTGCGGCTCGCGATCGTCACCCGCAGGGCGCTGGACTGGGTGCTGTTCGGCGTGACGTTCCTGCTGGCGGCGGGCCTTTTCACGTACGCGGGCGTCACCGGCGACCAGGAGCCCACCACCGCGGAGTCCCTCATCGCCGTCGGCATCATGGTGGTCCTGGTGGCGGGCTCCCTCACGTACTACCTGGTGACCGAGATCCGCCGCCTGGACCGGCCCGGCCTCGCGGCTCCCGCGCTCCGCCCGCCGGGGTACGACCCGAGTGCCGCCGTCACGGTCCCGAGCCCGGGCGGGAACCCGAACCCGTACGCCCGCCCGGTCGCCGTGCCCCCGGCCGTCCAGCCGCCCGCCGGGCACGGGCCGCGCATCGACCAGGTCCGCGCCGAGCTCGACGAACTGAGCGACCTGCTCAGGAAGGACCCCGGGCACACCGGGGAAGGCGAAGGCGGCAGGTGAACGGGCGGGTCATCGGCGGGCGTTACGAGCTCGCCACTGTCATCG contains these protein-coding regions:
- the mfd gene encoding transcription-repair coupling factor, translated to MSLHGLLDVVVKDAALAEAVKAAADGNRPHVDLVGPAAARPFAVAALARDSGRPVLAVTATGREAEDLAAALRSLLDPDTVVEYPSWETLPHERLSPRSDTVGRRLAVLRRLAHPRDDDPAAGPVSVVVAPVRSVLQPQVKGLGDLEPVALRSGQTADLNEVVEGLAAAAYSRVELVEKRGEFAVRGGILDVFPPTEEHPLRIEFWGDDVEEIRYFKVADQRSLEVAEHGLWAPPCRELLLTDEVRERAAALAVEHPELGELLGRIAEGIAVEGMESLAPVLVDDMELLLDVLPKGSMAVVCDPERVRTRAADLVATSQEFLQASWAATAGGGEAPIDVGAASLWGIADVRDRASELGMAWWSVSPFAADEIVSGDTLTLGMHAPESYRGDTARALADTKGWLADGWRTVYVTEAHGPASRTVEVLGGEGIAARLDADLAEISPSVVHVACGSIDYGFVDPALKLAVLTETDLSGQKAAGKDGQRMPAKRRKTIDPLTLEVGDYIVHEQHGVGRYIEMVQRTVQGATREYLLVEYAPAKRGQPGDRLYIPTDQLEQVTKYVGGEAPTLHRLGGADWTKTKQRAKKAVKEIAADLIKLYSARMAAPGHAFAPDTPWQRELEDAFPYAETPDQLSTIAEVKEDMEKTVPMDRLICGDVGYGKTEIAVRAAFKAVQDGKQVAVLVPTTLLVQQHFGTFSERYSQFPVKVRALSRFQSETESKATMEGLREGSVDVVIGTHRLFSSETKFKDLGLVIVDEEQRFGVEHKEQLKKLRANVDVLTMSATPIPRTLEMAVTGIREMSTITTPPEERHPVLTFVGPYEEKQIGAAIRRELLREGQVFYIHNRVDSIDRAAARLREIVPEARIATAHGQMSEQALEQVVVDFWEKKFDVLVSTTIVESGIDISNANTLIVERGDNFGLSQLHQLRGRVGRGRERGYAYFLYPPEKPLTETAHERLATIAQHTEMGAGMYVAMKDLEIRGAGNLLGGEQSGHIAGVGFDLYVRMVGEAVADYRAQMEGGAEEEAPLEVKIELPVDAHMPHDYAPGERLRLQAYRSIASANSEEDIRAVREELTDRYGKLPEPVENLLLVAGLRMLARACGVGEIVLQGSNIRFAPVELRESQELRLKRLHPRTVIKPAVHQILVPRPTSGKIGGKPVVGRELLAWTGEFLTTILGG
- a CDS encoding SGNH/GDSL hydrolase family protein; protein product: MRPSNTLRRAALALLTTGTLALAPTALADTGHHGAHGPVWRGAWAASPQSATAPFGPNWSQQGFDNQTVRQVVRVTAAGTRTRIELTNRYGTGPLRITGATVARTATGSAVEPGSVRTLRFDHRPSVTIPAGETLLSDAVNLPVEAFEQLTVTLYLADPTGPATFHSFSSATSYRAEGDHRADLSGGAFRETSTSWYFLSGVEVTGGRDTARRDGIVTFGDSITDGLGSTADADNRYPDELAERLAATGRTRAVLNHGISGNEVVNDTTWAGEKAVARFRKDVLTEKGVGTVILLEGINDIGGSGPAFPGGPTPEVSVNQLIEGHRTLIRQAHAHGLKVVGATLTPIKGSFYDTPVNEAKREAFNTWVRTSGAYDAVVDFDRAVADPADPDRILPAYDSGDHIHPGDAGYTAMAGALDLEEL
- a CDS encoding TetR/AcrR family transcriptional regulator encodes the protein MTSDHDTKSASRSAYHHGDLRQAVLTAALDVIAAEGPGALSLRDLARRAGVSHAAPAHHFKDRTGLLTAIAAQGYGLLAEALAGTPALRERGVRYVRFAVAHPAHFQVMFRPELLRADDPDLLAAKERASAELRAGVADLPDVPDARQAGIAAWSLAHGFATLLLTHNVTAAIGDRDPEEYFRSLAGLLFTAQLPPPVGE
- a CDS encoding HNH endonuclease family protein, giving the protein MLTYRRTLAASTLAVSVLLSAACSPGTGTPGDTGGGSAAPGTALAAVDTLTVKGRAPKTGYEREKFGRAWVDVDGNGCGTRDDVLKRDLTGVRFTDGHCKVASGTLTDDPYTGTTVRYVRGRSKVDIDHVVALSDAWQKGAQTWDGETRRRFANDPLNLLAVDAATNRRKSDGDAATWLPPNRAYRCAYVARQIAVKKKYGVWVTAGERDAMKRVLDTCPQQRLP
- a CDS encoding N-acetyltransferase — translated: MDLNVTTLAERPELEGAMWSMKDLWPEFMMYDPVGWANMGRIVREFPEYVLVATDAGGAVVARGFSVPFRLDAEGRRELPARGWDEVLNWAFSDLRHGREADTVSAIEITVHLDHLGKGLSHRMLAAMRENAGRRGFAELVAPVRPNGKHLEAEASIHEYAFRTREADGLPHDPWLRVHVRAGGVIESVAPASMTVSGSVEQWRKWTGLPFDTDGPVEVQGALVPVHCQATRGYAVYVEPNVWVRHRI
- a CDS encoding DUF4190 domain-containing protein, which produces MSYDTQVPPAAPRVMRNGLGTAALILGIIGTLSGLIPLFFWLAGILGLIALILGLVGKGRAKRGEANNKGVALTGAILGLAALILSVVGAVITFTAVKDAVDEIDKSIKDTAPKDPTSKAPAGDAGKADKKGQGLEDGDSSVYDDDLTVTVSDPKPYSPDEYAAGHTKGNKAYQVTVVIENKGKEKFDTALVSLSATAGKNGVAAEEIFDNKVGSGFEGTIMPGKKATITAAFDAPKDAKNLTVEVNPGFTYDASQWELKIG
- a CDS encoding N-6 DNA methylase; protein product: MTAAGIARLAGVGRAAVSNWRRRHPDFPKPVGGTETSPSFALADVERWLRDQGKLAEVPLKERVWQQIAGHPAGAVTALVHAGCALLLVRDRSAAWPTLAELPDERLAEVLPVALEETLTERLGPERAVLTPTSPALAASLPLLRGAAELAAETGVRAAFEFLLGRHLDANPRQYTLTPPGPAALMAALAAAPKTGHDGVPLTVLDPASGTGGLLSAVENPGAVCGQDADHDLAALTALRLALATDADIRVRSGDSLRADAFPTLAADAVLCHPPFNERNWGHDELAYDPRWEYGFPARTESELAWVQHALAHLRPGGTAVLLMPPAAASRRSGRRIRADLLRRGALRAVVALPAGAAPPYGIPLHLWVLRKPVQGERSAAELLLVDAAAEQTGQGREGRDRLDWPAVHSAVMDAWTPFDRDGTLVGTPGASRSVPVIELLDDDVDLAPARHLPPAAAAEGAVQLAGVRERLTETLHRTRELTPPPVTDPASGTAGLGRPMTTVGELARAGALSLRAGGVGTAPASAPVAVLTDHDVLAAQPPSGTLPDGPPEEPVLLAAGDIVVPVLGGGAAVRVVDAVAEGAALGRNLQLLRPDPAALDPWFLAGFLRATANTRQASSYASTATRLDVRRLQLPRLPLAEQRRFGERFRALAEFEESLRLTARLGDQLVQGLYDGLADGTVAP